From Chryseobacterium salivictor, a single genomic window includes:
- a CDS encoding beta-ketoacyl-[acyl-carrier-protein] synthase family protein, with protein sequence MERRVVITGLGVVAPNGVGLEDFKSALKEGRSGIQFDQQLADLQFSCQVSGTPPIDKDHLKKYFTDLELRNFNSTGIMYGVIAGLDAWKDAGLEISDGENPDWDSGTIFGTGTSGIEKFRESIYKIDALQTRKLGSTAVSQTMNSGISAYLGGKLGLGNQVTTNSSACTTGTESILMAFDRIKSGKAKRILAGSTSDSGPYIWAGFDAIKVCNFKSNDHPEKASRPMSASAAGFVPGSGAGALVIEDLESALARNAKIYCEILGGNLNSGGQRDGGSMTAPNSVAVQKCVKDAILESGIEPKDIDYISGHLTATSKDATEIKNLAEALNRSGKNFPYINSLKALTGHCLSGAGSIEAVATILQLTENFIAPNINCEDLNPEITSIIDAECIPQKFLEKELNIAAKVSFGFGDVNGCVIFKKYS encoded by the coding sequence ATGGAAAGAAGAGTTGTCATCACAGGTTTAGGCGTCGTAGCTCCGAACGGAGTCGGTTTGGAAGATTTTAAATCAGCTTTAAAAGAAGGCCGCTCCGGAATTCAGTTTGACCAACAATTAGCCGATTTGCAATTTTCGTGTCAGGTTTCTGGAACGCCGCCCATCGATAAAGATCATTTAAAGAAATATTTCACTGATTTGGAATTACGGAATTTCAATTCGACCGGAATTATGTACGGCGTCATCGCAGGTTTAGATGCCTGGAAAGATGCCGGTTTGGAAATTTCAGACGGCGAAAATCCCGATTGGGACAGCGGAACCATTTTCGGAACCGGGACTTCGGGCATTGAAAAGTTTCGGGAAAGCATTTATAAAATCGATGCACTTCAAACAAGGAAATTAGGAAGCACGGCCGTTTCACAAACCATGAACAGCGGGATTTCTGCCTATTTGGGCGGAAAACTGGGATTAGGAAATCAGGTCACCACCAATTCATCGGCATGTACAACCGGAACAGAAAGTATTTTAATGGCTTTTGACCGTATAAAATCAGGAAAAGCAAAAAGAATTCTGGCGGGCAGTACGAGCGATTCGGGACCGTATATTTGGGCGGGCTTCGATGCCATAAAAGTCTGTAATTTTAAATCGAATGATCATCCGGAAAAAGCCTCGCGACCGATGAGTGCTTCTGCAGCAGGTTTTGTTCCGGGAAGCGGCGCCGGAGCTTTGGTCATCGAAGATCTGGAATCGGCTTTGGCAAGAAATGCGAAAATTTATTGTGAAATTCTCGGCGGAAATCTTAATTCTGGTGGTCAACGGGACGGCGGAAGTATGACCGCCCCGAATTCTGTGGCCGTACAAAAATGCGTAAAAGATGCAATTTTAGAATCTGGAATTGAGCCAAAAGACATCGATTATATCAGCGGACATTTAACTGCGACTTCAAAAGATGCAACAGAAATTAAAAATTTAGCTGAAGCCCTGAACCGTTCCGGCAAAAATTTCCCGTATATCAATTCACTTAAAGCTTTGACCGGACACTGCCTTTCCGGTGCCGGAAGCATCGAAGCCGTGGCAACTATTCTGCAGCTGACTGAAAATTTTATTGCTCCGAATATCAACTGCGAAGATTTAAATCCGGAAATTACTTCAATCATCGATGCAGAATGCATTCCGCAGAAATTTTTAGAAAAAGAACTCAATATCGCGGCGAAAGTTAGTTTTGGTTTTGGCGATGTAAACGGATGTGTTATCTTTAAAAAATATTCTTAA
- a CDS encoding phosphopantetheine-binding protein gives MNKEEAIQKLKEIVKPYVKEAELLKNINENTDFINDLNINSANLVDVVLDVEEVFDIEIDAASMEKMRDVKSALAVIEEKLAIK, from the coding sequence ATGAACAAGGAAGAGGCTATTCAAAAATTAAAAGAGATTGTAAAACCTTACGTGAAAGAGGCGGAACTTTTAAAAAACATTAATGAAAATACAGATTTCATTAATGATCTCAATATTAATTCTGCTAATTTAGTCGATGTCGTTTTAGATGTGGAGGAGGTTTTCGATATTGAAATCGACGCGGCATCGATGGAGAAGATGCGGGATGTAAAATCTGCGCTGGCGGTCATCGAAGAGAAATTGGCGATAAAATAA